The Oscillospiraceae bacterium genome contains the following window.
ACGATGACCGGATTGAACATCTCGCAAGGCGTGCCCTCGTTGTCAAAAACAATGATGGCTTTGTTCACGCCGATCATATTGGCAGCCATGCCGACACAGCCATCCTTGTGGGCGGTCAGCGTGTCGAGCAGGTCATCGGCAACCGACAGGTCACCGGCATCTGCGGGCAGCGCCTTCTGCGCCAGAAAGACCACATCGGTCATCAGGGGACGAACCATAGAAAAACCTCCTGCGGAATAGAATAGTATACCTTTATTATAGCGCAGGGCAGGCACAAATGTAAATGTCAGTAAGGCAGGGGGCCTAAGTATCCGCCAACCTGCCGGCATTGGAGCAGTACCGTGC
Protein-coding sequences here:
- a CDS encoding peptide deformylase, with the protein product MVRPLMTDVVFLAQKALPADAGDLSVADDLLDTLTAHKDGCVGMAANMIGVNKAIIVFDNEGTPCEMFNPVIVYRKGPYLTEEGCLSLQGQRRARRHRTIKVQWQDRAMQTHVKNFTGWTAQIIQHEVDHCNGILI